One Pseudonocardia abyssalis DNA segment encodes these proteins:
- the hydA gene encoding dihydropyrimidinase, with translation MTRTLITGGTVITAADEMAVDVLVEDGTVVALGVGRNWTADTVIDAGGKYVIPGGVDAHTHMEMPFGGTYAADTFETGTRAAAWGGTTTIVDFAIQSVGGSLREGLDAWHAKAEGRCAIDYAFHMILADVNDSSLKEMETLVGEGVTSFKLFMAYPGVFYSDDGKILRAMQKGAETGALTMMHAENGIAIDVLVEQALARGETDPRVHGEVRRELLETEATHRAIKLAQVAGAPLYVVHLSARSALAEIARARDEGFNAFAETCPQYLFLSTDDLARPGFEGAKYVCSTPLRPKDHQADLWRGLRTDDLSVVSTDHCPFCFTGQKEMGIGDFSKIPNGLPGVENRMDLLHQGVVDGHISRRRWIEIACATPARMFGLYPRKGTIAPGADADIVIYDPAARQTISAQTHHMAVDYSAYEGKEITGKVETVLSRGRVVIDGGAYHGKPGDGAYLRRDTCQYLR, from the coding sequence GTGACGCGCACGCTCATCACCGGCGGCACCGTCATCACCGCGGCCGACGAGATGGCCGTCGACGTGCTCGTCGAGGACGGCACGGTCGTGGCACTGGGCGTCGGCCGGAACTGGACCGCCGACACCGTCATCGACGCCGGAGGGAAGTACGTCATCCCCGGCGGCGTCGACGCCCACACGCACATGGAGATGCCCTTCGGCGGCACCTACGCCGCCGACACGTTCGAGACCGGCACCCGGGCCGCGGCCTGGGGCGGCACGACGACGATCGTCGACTTCGCGATCCAGTCGGTCGGCGGCTCGCTGCGCGAGGGCCTCGACGCGTGGCACGCGAAGGCGGAGGGCCGCTGCGCGATCGACTACGCGTTCCACATGATCCTCGCCGACGTCAACGACTCCTCGCTCAAGGAGATGGAGACGCTGGTCGGCGAGGGCGTCACCAGCTTCAAGCTGTTCATGGCCTATCCCGGCGTGTTCTACAGCGACGACGGCAAGATCCTGCGCGCGATGCAGAAGGGCGCCGAGACCGGCGCGCTGACGATGATGCACGCGGAGAACGGCATCGCGATCGACGTCCTCGTGGAGCAGGCGCTCGCCCGCGGGGAGACCGACCCGCGCGTGCACGGCGAGGTCCGCCGTGAGCTGCTGGAGACCGAGGCGACGCACCGCGCGATCAAGCTGGCCCAGGTCGCGGGCGCCCCGCTCTACGTCGTGCACCTCTCGGCGCGCTCGGCCCTCGCGGAAATCGCGAGGGCCCGCGACGAGGGCTTCAACGCCTTCGCCGAGACCTGCCCGCAGTACCTGTTCCTGTCCACCGACGACCTGGCGCGGCCGGGCTTCGAGGGCGCCAAGTACGTCTGCTCGACGCCGCTGCGGCCGAAGGACCACCAGGCCGACCTGTGGCGGGGGCTGCGCACCGACGACCTGTCGGTCGTGTCCACCGACCACTGCCCGTTCTGCTTCACCGGGCAGAAGGAGATGGGGATCGGCGACTTCTCCAAGATCCCCAACGGGCTGCCGGGCGTCGAGAACCGGATGGACCTGCTGCACCAGGGCGTCGTCGACGGGCACATCTCGCGACGGCGCTGGATCGAGATCGCCTGCGCCACCCCGGCGCGCATGTTCGGCCTCTACCCGCGCAAGGGCACCATCGCCCCGGGCGCGGACGCCGACATCGTGATCTACGACCCGGCCGCTCGTCAGACGATCTCGGCGCAGACGCACCACATGGCCGTCGACTACTCGGCGTACGAGGGCAAGGAGATCACCGGGAAGGTCGAGACGGTGCTGTCGCGCGGTCGCGTCGTGATCGACGGCGGCGCGTACCACGGAAAGCCCGGCGACGGCGCGTACCTGCGCCGCGACACCTGCCAGTACCTGCGATGA
- a CDS encoding sensor histidine kinase, whose protein sequence is MILLRLVRRWSLAAQLFALQAALVALVLGGVGAATYLQFVGDNERETAEEMLGVAHTLAAVPDVAAALDDPDPSAVLQPLTERVRADTATDFVVVMTPAGVRYSHTDPAEIGRTFIGTIGPAAAGNTTFTETYTGTLGPSVRAVVPVVDPADGRVVALVSVGRTVTAVSRELAGRLPLLLAVAAAALGAAALGSWLVSRWLRRTTHDMGPAELSRMYEYYDTVLHSVREGLLLLDRGGRVQLVNDEARRLLTLPAETTGRPVDALGLPHALGVALAAGERRSDEIHLTAERIVVVNQAPARWAGRDLGTVVTLRDHTELRALSSELETIRGFAQSLNAQAHEAANQLHTVVSLIELGRAEEALTYATAELELARHLTDAVLAGIAVPELAALVVGKAAEAGERGVELGLGEGAQVPDGLADPRDLVTIVGNLLDNAVDASLDGPEPRWVRLDAGCDEDGFVLRVSDSGPGLDDPEAAFASGWSTKPTDGLGRGLGLALVRRAVHRHGGTVSAGNAPGGGAELRVRLPVREARA, encoded by the coding sequence GTGATCCTTCTGCGCCTGGTGAGGCGGTGGAGCCTCGCGGCCCAGCTGTTCGCGCTGCAGGCTGCGTTGGTCGCGCTGGTGCTCGGTGGCGTCGGCGCGGCCACCTACCTGCAGTTCGTCGGCGACAACGAGCGCGAGACGGCCGAGGAGATGCTCGGCGTCGCGCACACCCTCGCCGCGGTGCCGGACGTCGCCGCGGCCCTGGACGACCCCGACCCGTCCGCGGTGCTCCAGCCCCTGACCGAGCGGGTGCGGGCCGACACCGCCACCGACTTCGTCGTGGTCATGACGCCGGCCGGCGTCCGGTACTCCCACACCGACCCCGCCGAGATCGGGCGCACGTTCATCGGGACGATCGGGCCCGCCGCGGCCGGGAACACCACGTTCACCGAGACCTACACCGGCACGCTGGGGCCGTCGGTCCGCGCGGTGGTGCCGGTCGTCGATCCCGCGGACGGGCGGGTCGTGGCGCTGGTATCGGTCGGGCGCACCGTCACGGCGGTGTCGCGGGAGCTGGCCGGGCGGCTGCCGCTGCTGCTGGCCGTCGCTGCGGCCGCGCTGGGCGCGGCCGCGCTGGGGTCCTGGCTGGTCAGCCGGTGGCTGCGGCGCACCACGCACGATATGGGGCCGGCCGAGCTGTCGCGGATGTACGAGTACTACGACACGGTGCTGCACTCGGTCCGGGAGGGGCTGCTGCTGCTCGACCGCGGCGGCCGCGTGCAGCTGGTCAACGACGAGGCCCGCCGGCTGCTCACGCTGCCGGCGGAGACCACGGGCCGGCCCGTCGACGCGCTCGGGCTGCCCCATGCGCTGGGTGTCGCGCTCGCGGCCGGGGAGCGCCGCTCCGACGAGATCCACCTGACGGCCGAGCGGATCGTCGTGGTCAACCAGGCCCCGGCCCGCTGGGCCGGCCGCGACCTCGGCACGGTGGTGACACTGCGCGACCACACCGAGCTGAGGGCGCTGAGCAGCGAGCTGGAGACGATCCGCGGGTTCGCGCAGTCGCTCAACGCTCAGGCCCACGAGGCGGCCAACCAGCTGCACACCGTGGTCTCGCTGATCGAGCTGGGCCGCGCGGAGGAGGCGCTGACCTACGCGACCGCCGAGCTGGAGCTGGCCCGCCACCTCACCGACGCCGTGCTCGCCGGCATCGCGGTGCCCGAGCTCGCCGCGCTCGTCGTCGGCAAGGCTGCGGAGGCGGGGGAGCGCGGTGTCGAGCTGGGACTCGGGGAGGGCGCGCAGGTACCCGACGGGCTCGCCGACCCCCGCGACCTGGTCACGATCGTCGGCAACCTGCTCGACAACGCCGTCGACGCCTCGCTCGACGGCCCCGAGCCGCGGTGGGTGCGCCTCGACGCGGGCTGCGACGAGGACGGGTTCGTCCTGCGCGTCTCCGACAGCGGCCCCGGGCTCGACGACCCCGAGGCGGCGTTCGCGAGCGGGTGGAGCACCAAGCCGACGGACGGGCTGGGGCGCGGGCTCGGCCTCGCGCTCGTCCGCAGGGCCGTGCACCGCCACGGCGGTACCGTCTCGGCCGGGAACGCCCCGGGCGGCGGGGCCGAGCTGCGGGTGCGGCTGCCGGTCCGGGAGGCCCGCGCATGA
- a CDS encoding amino acid kinase family protein — MTSSKDVPSLLMRQTLLDRELVKPVGRPVIRLLPWLEVVSIGGTAIMDRGADAVLSVVDELRAALPEHRLLITTGAGIRARHVLGVGLDLGLPTAALAGLAATEAEQNGHMVAALLAADGVSYVAHETVAHQLAAHLQASRAVVSNGYPPYGRHEFPPAVGKIPVHRGDAGTFLLADAYGAANVVFVKDVDGVDVGSGVVGRIGAAELLDTKPEALPIDPLVLQLMANAKHVREIRIVNGRTPGALTRALAGEDVGTVIHA; from the coding sequence ATGACTTCTTCGAAAGACGTCCCGTCCCTCCTGATGCGCCAGACGCTGCTCGACCGCGAGCTCGTCAAACCCGTCGGCCGCCCCGTCATCCGACTCCTGCCGTGGCTGGAGGTCGTCTCCATCGGCGGTACCGCGATCATGGACCGTGGTGCCGACGCCGTGCTGTCCGTCGTCGACGAGCTGCGCGCGGCCCTGCCCGAGCACCGCCTGCTCATCACGACCGGCGCCGGCATCCGCGCCCGGCACGTGCTCGGTGTGGGCCTCGACCTCGGCCTGCCCACCGCCGCGCTCGCCGGTCTCGCCGCCACCGAGGCCGAGCAGAACGGCCACATGGTCGCCGCCCTGCTCGCCGCCGACGGCGTCTCCTACGTCGCGCACGAGACCGTCGCGCACCAGCTCGCCGCGCACCTGCAGGCCAGCCGCGCGGTCGTCTCCAACGGCTACCCGCCCTACGGCCGCCACGAGTTCCCGCCCGCCGTCGGCAAGATCCCGGTGCACCGTGGCGACGCGGGCACCTTCCTGCTCGCCGACGCCTACGGCGCCGCCAACGTGGTGTTCGTCAAGGACGTCGACGGGGTCGACGTGGGCTCCGGCGTGGTCGGGCGGATCGGCGCGGCCGAGCTGCTCGACACGAAGCCGGAGGCACTGCCGATCGACCCGCTCGTCCTGCAGCTGATGGCCAACGCCAAGCACGTGCGGGAGATCCGGATCGTCAACGGCCGCACCCCCGGCGCACTCACCCGCGCACTGGCGGGCGAGGACGTGGGCACGGTGATCCACGCCTGA
- a CDS encoding LCP family protein has protein sequence MDDRARPGRDRTPPRPDPGSDAPWPRRSERERLEQQRREAERREVERRDLERRELERERRELERERRERGRTRATGRAVPPPPSRRRPAAEPPLVEDPTRPVAPRLRSSYERGAADAARRAAPRRDPAEPVTRITPRPPAARPTPADEDDLRTRPVRRTPPADAGRRPSRPSGTPGSGSGPGSASGSPSTAPPAKATAATAGPPKAAAPATAKPTRTEAAGTPAHGATGSGGAATARAATARAATGKAAADEVDKAAAGKDPATRGRRGTPPPVRRTGRRRPRTLGRALLTTAAATVAPGSGHLMLHRRRTGWLILGPFLLAIATLVALLATLRRSDLLALLLSSRGLAVAAVACVVAALAWIAVIVRTWLISQPRGLDTGHRAVGVAVVTALCLVVAAPLGFAANLANSSRTVLGDLFADDAGSAAALGPRVNLLLVGSDAGPDRTGTRTDTMMVASIDTTSGRTTLFSLPRNIAYAQFPPGSPMAEEFPDGFHDSAGPSGNYYLNAVYAYGHEYPDLAPAGPTDDPGLNLLHQTISYMLGLDLDYFVELDMAGFAAIIDSLGGVRVDVGPDRIPIGGISPTGRAVPPTGYIEPGVQQLSGEDALAFARSRTNSTDYVRMGRQRCLLQNILDQNQPTELLTNFQSIATATTDSVSTDIPQQALPALLSVADGPIQLESVAFDPNLPDPDQSDGRFNTGDPNFDLMREVVQDAITRDPAATPPTVAAAPSDIPQTNEADEDAEGGGSGTDGTSEAPLTSTPVSVAQAC, from the coding sequence GTGGACGACCGGGCCCGACCGGGGCGTGACCGAACGCCGCCCCGACCCGATCCCGGCTCCGACGCCCCGTGGCCGCGCCGATCCGAGCGCGAACGCCTCGAGCAGCAGCGTCGGGAGGCCGAACGCCGCGAGGTCGAGCGTCGCGACCTCGAACGCCGGGAGCTGGAGCGGGAACGCCGCGAGCTGGAGCGGGAACGCCGCGAGCGCGGCCGGACCCGCGCGACCGGCCGCGCGGTCCCCCCGCCGCCGTCGCGCCGACGTCCCGCCGCCGAGCCGCCGCTCGTCGAGGACCCGACCCGGCCCGTCGCTCCCCGCCTGCGCTCGTCCTACGAGCGGGGTGCCGCCGACGCGGCCCGCCGCGCGGCCCCCCGGCGCGATCCCGCCGAGCCGGTGACCCGGATCACCCCGCGCCCGCCCGCGGCCCGGCCGACCCCGGCGGACGAGGACGACCTGCGCACGCGGCCGGTCCGTCGCACCCCACCGGCCGACGCCGGCCGCCGCCCCTCGCGTCCCTCCGGCACCCCGGGCTCGGGCTCGGGCCCGGGCTCGGCCTCGGGCTCACCGTCGACCGCTCCCCCCGCGAAGGCCACGGCCGCGACGGCGGGCCCGCCGAAGGCCGCCGCCCCGGCGACCGCGAAGCCGACCCGCACCGAGGCGGCGGGCACACCGGCGCACGGGGCGACGGGATCGGGCGGTGCCGCGACGGCGAGGGCCGCGACGGCGAGGGCCGCTACCGGGAAGGCCGCCGCAGACGAGGTGGACAAGGCCGCTGCCGGGAAGGACCCTGCGACGCGCGGCCGCCGCGGCACCCCGCCCCCGGTCCGGCGCACGGGCCGGCGCAGGCCCCGCACACTGGGCCGCGCGCTGCTCACGACCGCGGCCGCCACCGTCGCCCCGGGCAGTGGGCACCTCATGCTGCACCGCCGCCGCACCGGCTGGCTGATCCTCGGCCCCTTCCTGCTGGCGATCGCCACGCTCGTCGCGCTGCTGGCCACGCTGCGGCGCTCGGACCTGCTCGCCCTGCTGCTGTCCTCGCGGGGCCTCGCCGTCGCCGCCGTCGCGTGCGTGGTCGCGGCGCTCGCCTGGATCGCGGTGATCGTCCGCACCTGGCTGATCTCCCAGCCACGCGGGCTCGACACCGGGCATCGCGCGGTCGGGGTCGCGGTCGTCACCGCGCTGTGCCTCGTGGTCGCGGCACCGCTCGGGTTCGCGGCCAACCTCGCCAACTCCTCGCGCACCGTGCTCGGCGACCTGTTCGCCGACGACGCCGGCAGCGCCGCCGCGCTGGGCCCCCGCGTCAACCTGCTGCTCGTCGGCAGCGACGCCGGGCCCGACCGCACCGGCACCCGCACCGACACGATGATGGTCGCGAGCATCGACACCACCTCCGGGCGCACGACGCTGTTCAGCCTGCCGCGCAACATCGCCTACGCGCAGTTCCCGCCCGGGTCGCCGATGGCCGAGGAGTTCCCCGACGGCTTCCACGACAGCGCGGGCCCGTCGGGCAACTACTACCTCAACGCCGTCTACGCCTACGGCCACGAGTACCCGGACCTGGCCCCGGCCGGGCCCACCGACGACCCCGGGCTCAACCTGCTGCACCAGACGATCTCGTACATGCTCGGGCTCGACCTCGACTACTTCGTCGAGCTCGACATGGCCGGGTTCGCCGCGATCATCGACTCACTCGGCGGGGTCCGGGTCGACGTCGGCCCCGACCGCATCCCGATCGGCGGGATCAGCCCGACCGGCCGCGCGGTGCCGCCCACCGGCTACATCGAGCCCGGCGTCCAGCAGCTCAGCGGCGAGGACGCGCTCGCGTTCGCCCGCTCCCGCACCAACTCCACCGACTACGTGCGGATGGGCCGCCAGCGCTGCCTGCTGCAGAACATCCTCGACCAGAACCAGCCCACCGAGCTGCTCACCAACTTCCAGTCGATCGCGACCGCCACCACCGACAGCGTCTCCACCGACATCCCGCAGCAGGCACTGCCCGCGCTGCTGTCGGTCGCCGACGGCCCGATCCAGCTGGAGAGCGTCGCGTTCGACCCGAACCTGCCCGACCCCGACCAGTCCGACGGCCGCTTCAACACCGGCGACCCGAACTTCGACCTGATGCGCGAGGTCGTGCAGGACGCGATCACCCGCGACCCGGCGGCGACCCCGCCCACCGTCGCCGCGGCCCCGTCGGACATCCCGCAGACGAACGAGGCCGACGAGGACGCGGAGGGCGGCGGATCGGGCACCGACGGCACCTCCGAGGCCCCGCTGACCTCGACGCCGGTGTCGGTCGCCCAGGCCTGCTGA
- a CDS encoding ferritin-like domain-containing protein, which yields MFEGFSKAFVREAINRSAENAVDRRRFLRAAGMTGLGVAGVAGGGLALSGAAFASDDSDDGAATDAAVLNFALNLEYLEAEFYLRGAFGEGLNDDQIDGSGKLGEVTGGYKVDFESKLAKQYAIEIAQDERDHVDFLRAALGDAKVARPAIDLQDAFSAAAQAAGLVGPGEAFDVFANEDNFLLGAYVFEDVGVTAYKGASPLITNKTFLEAAAGILAVEAYHAGLIRTVLLAKGFEDAAGAISDARDSLDGDTDLDQGIVDSDGNSNIVPTDENGIAYSRTAGQVLNIVYLNPASVTSGGFFPNGVNGGINTSDDNA from the coding sequence GTGTTCGAGGGATTCAGCAAGGCATTCGTGCGCGAGGCCATCAACCGGAGCGCTGAGAACGCCGTCGACCGTCGCCGCTTCCTGCGTGCCGCGGGCATGACCGGCCTGGGCGTCGCGGGAGTCGCCGGTGGCGGCCTGGCGCTGTCCGGTGCGGCGTTCGCGTCGGACGACAGCGACGACGGCGCCGCGACCGACGCGGCCGTCCTCAACTTCGCGCTCAACCTCGAGTACCTCGAGGCCGAGTTCTACCTGCGCGGCGCGTTCGGCGAGGGCCTCAACGACGACCAGATCGACGGCTCCGGCAAGCTCGGTGAGGTCACCGGCGGCTACAAGGTCGACTTCGAGTCGAAGCTGGCCAAGCAGTACGCGATCGAGATCGCGCAGGACGAGCGCGACCACGTCGACTTCCTCCGCGCCGCCCTCGGTGACGCCAAGGTCGCGCGCCCCGCGATCGACCTGCAGGACGCGTTCTCCGCCGCCGCGCAGGCCGCAGGCCTCGTCGGCCCGGGCGAGGCCTTCGACGTCTTCGCCAACGAGGACAACTTCCTCCTCGGCGCCTACGTCTTCGAGGACGTGGGCGTCACGGCCTACAAGGGCGCCTCGCCGCTCATCACCAACAAGACCTTCCTCGAGGCGGCCGCCGGCATCCTCGCGGTCGAGGCGTACCACGCGGGTCTCATCCGCACGGTGCTGCTGGCCAAGGGCTTCGAGGACGCCGCGGGCGCCATCTCCGACGCGCGCGACAGCCTCGACGGCGACACCGACCTCGACCAGGGCATCGTCGACTCCGACGGCAACAGCAACATCGTGCCGACCGACGAGAACGGCATCGCGTACTCGCGCACCGCCGGCCAGGTCCTCAACATCGTCTACCTGAACCCGGCGTCGGTCACCTCGGGCGGCTTCTTCCCGAACGGCGTCAACGGCGGCATCAACACCAGCGACGACAACGCCTGA
- a CDS encoding TIGR03842 family LLM class F420-dependent oxidoreductase: MDIGLVLQTDPPAQTVVDLMVRAEGLGFSHGWTFDSHVLWQEPYVVYPRILERTSRLVVGPMVTNPGTRDWTVIASMHATLDEQFGHRTICGIGRGDSAVRVQGRPPTTLARLEESMHVIRELAGGRAVDLAGTEVRIPWVAEGVPELPVWMAGYGPKALDLVGRCADGFILQLADPYLVEWTVRTVRAAAEAAGRDPASITICVAAPAYVSSDLDHARDQCRWFGGMVGNHVADLVTRYGSGSEMVPAALTGYIKDRDGYDYSHHGRAGNASTTFVPDEVVDRFCLLGPPAAHLDRLAELRGLGVDQFAVYAMHDAREATIEAYGESVIPAL, from the coding sequence ATGGACATCGGGCTGGTCCTGCAGACCGACCCGCCCGCGCAGACCGTCGTCGACCTGATGGTCCGCGCGGAGGGCCTGGGCTTCAGCCACGGCTGGACGTTCGACTCGCACGTGCTCTGGCAGGAGCCCTACGTCGTCTACCCGCGGATCCTGGAGCGGACGTCGCGGCTCGTCGTCGGGCCGATGGTGACCAACCCCGGCACCCGCGACTGGACCGTCATCGCCTCCATGCACGCCACGCTCGACGAGCAGTTCGGGCACCGGACGATCTGCGGCATCGGCCGCGGCGACTCCGCGGTGCGCGTGCAGGGCCGCCCCCCGACGACGTTGGCGCGGCTCGAGGAGTCGATGCACGTCATCCGGGAGCTGGCCGGGGGCCGGGCCGTCGACCTCGCGGGCACCGAGGTGCGGATCCCGTGGGTCGCCGAAGGAGTGCCCGAGCTGCCGGTGTGGATGGCCGGCTACGGGCCCAAGGCACTCGACCTCGTCGGCCGCTGCGCCGACGGGTTCATCCTCCAGCTCGCCGACCCCTATCTCGTCGAGTGGACGGTCAGGACCGTGCGCGCGGCCGCGGAGGCTGCGGGCCGCGACCCGGCGTCGATCACCATCTGCGTCGCGGCACCCGCGTACGTCTCCTCCGACCTCGACCACGCCCGCGACCAGTGCCGCTGGTTCGGCGGGATGGTCGGCAACCACGTGGCCGACCTCGTGACGCGCTACGGCTCGGGGTCGGAGATGGTCCCCGCCGCGCTGACCGGCTACATCAAGGACCGCGACGGCTACGACTACAGCCACCACGGCCGCGCCGGCAACGCGTCGACGACGTTCGTGCCCGACGAGGTCGTCGACCGCTTCTGCCTGCTCGGCCCGCCGGCCGCCCACCTGGACCGCCTCGCCGAGCTGCGCGGGCTCGGCGTCGACCAGTTCGCGGTCTACGCCATGCACGACGCGCGGGAGGCGACGATCGAGGCGTACGGGGAGTCGGTGATCCCGGCACTCTGA
- a CDS encoding IspD/TarI family cytidylyltransferase, with product MVLAGGSGSRVGADRNKVYLPVAGRSVLAWSVDALAGAPGVGPVVLVVRAEDREQARRVLAEECEHASAVEVVDGGATRQGSELAGLRALAARISSGEVDVVLVHDGARPLAGPGLVAEVLRVARESGGAVPGVGRTDLAVADGTGLSAPVRLTAVQTPQGFRAAPLLAAYERAEREGFAGTDTASCVERFAPEVAVRLVAGDPRNVKITYAHDLDVVAGALAGP from the coding sequence ATGGTGCTGGCCGGAGGCAGCGGCAGCCGGGTCGGCGCCGACCGGAACAAGGTGTACCTGCCGGTGGCGGGTCGCTCGGTGCTGGCCTGGTCGGTCGATGCACTGGCCGGTGCACCGGGCGTCGGGCCGGTGGTGCTGGTCGTCCGCGCCGAGGACCGGGAGCAGGCGCGCCGCGTGCTCGCGGAGGAGTGCGAGCACGCCTCCGCGGTCGAGGTCGTCGACGGTGGGGCGACCCGGCAGGGCTCCGAGCTGGCCGGGCTCCGCGCGCTCGCCGCGCGTATCTCCTCCGGCGAGGTCGACGTCGTGCTGGTCCACGACGGTGCGCGGCCACTGGCCGGGCCGGGGCTCGTCGCCGAGGTACTGCGCGTGGCCCGGGAGTCCGGTGGAGCGGTGCCGGGGGTGGGGCGCACCGACCTGGCGGTGGCCGACGGGACCGGTCTGTCGGCCCCCGTACGGCTGACGGCGGTGCAGACCCCGCAGGGCTTCCGTGCCGCGCCGCTGCTGGCCGCCTACGAGCGCGCCGAGCGGGAGGGGTTCGCCGGGACCGACACGGCGTCGTGCGTGGAGCGGTTCGCCCCGGAGGTGGCGGTGCGCCTCGTCGCAGGCGACCCGCGCAACGTCAAGATCACCTATGCGCACGACCTCGACGTGGTCGCGGGCGCCCTCGCGGGGCCCTGA
- a CDS encoding amino acid kinase family protein: MTAGGLEALLTSRTLSDPELMAATDTVPDQRILPDVSVLKIGGQSLMDRGRAAVYPVVEELVAAKAQHPMLIGTGGGTRARHAYSLAAELGLPTGVLSDVGSAVAGQNASMLGFLMARHGVPVIDAGALGALPLYLAEARAAIFPGMPPYDMWQHVPAEGVIPPYRTDAGCYLVAEAYGCKQMIFVKDEDGLYTANPKTDSSATLIERITVDELIERDLPDLVVERPVLELMRRARFVRQIQVINGLKPGLITRALQGEHVGTIITAA, translated from the coding sequence GTGACGGCAGGTGGCCTCGAGGCCCTGTTGACGAGCCGGACGCTGAGCGATCCGGAACTGATGGCGGCGACCGACACGGTCCCGGACCAGCGGATCCTGCCGGACGTGAGCGTCCTGAAGATCGGCGGCCAGAGCCTGATGGACCGCGGTCGCGCCGCGGTGTACCCGGTGGTCGAGGAGCTCGTCGCGGCCAAGGCGCAGCACCCGATGCTGATCGGCACCGGTGGCGGCACCCGCGCCCGGCACGCCTACTCCCTCGCCGCGGAGCTGGGCCTGCCCACCGGCGTGCTGTCCGACGTCGGCTCGGCGGTGGCCGGCCAGAACGCGTCGATGCTCGGGTTCCTGATGGCCCGCCACGGCGTCCCGGTGATCGACGCGGGCGCGCTCGGCGCCCTGCCGCTCTACCTCGCCGAGGCCCGCGCCGCGATCTTCCCCGGCATGCCGCCCTACGACATGTGGCAGCACGTGCCCGCCGAGGGCGTCATCCCGCCCTACCGCACCGACGCCGGCTGCTACCTCGTCGCGGAGGCTTACGGCTGCAAGCAGATGATCTTCGTCAAGGACGAGGACGGGCTGTACACCGCGAACCCGAAGACCGACTCCTCGGCCACGCTCATCGAGCGGATCACCGTCGACGAGCTGATCGAGCGGGACCTGCCCGACCTCGTCGTCGAGCGGCCCGTGCTGGAGCTCATGCGCCGCGCCCGGTTCGTCCGGCAGATCCAGGTGATCAACGGCCTGAAGCCCGGCCTGATCACGCGCGCCCTGCAGGGCGAGCACGTCGGCACGATCATCACCGCAGCCTGA
- a CDS encoding response regulator gives MNDDGPVIRTLVVDDDPIALDAHVAYVERVRGFAVVGRAATGTAALRALAIRPVDLVLLDVHLPDMSGLDVLRRMRAAGHACDVIMVTRSRDLEVVRAAVAFGATQYLMKPFPAGVVRAKLEGYLAYRETDPGPLVAQSDVDGLLDALRAPSVESGLPKGISRESLEQVAGVLGPDAGRTAVEVADLVGVSRVTARRYLEHLADTGLAERTLRYGSTGRPQVEYTWRPHGGT, from the coding sequence ATGAACGACGACGGGCCCGTGATCCGCACCCTCGTCGTCGACGACGACCCGATCGCGCTCGACGCCCACGTCGCCTACGTGGAGCGCGTCCGCGGGTTCGCCGTGGTCGGGCGCGCCGCCACGGGGACCGCGGCGCTGCGGGCGCTCGCGATCCGGCCCGTCGACCTCGTCCTGCTCGACGTCCACCTGCCGGACATGAGCGGTCTCGACGTGCTGCGCCGCATGCGCGCCGCGGGCCACGCCTGCGACGTGATCATGGTGACCCGCTCCCGCGACCTGGAGGTCGTGCGCGCCGCCGTCGCGTTCGGCGCCACGCAGTACCTGATGAAGCCGTTCCCGGCGGGTGTCGTGCGCGCGAAGCTGGAGGGCTACCTGGCCTACCGGGAGACCGACCCGGGCCCACTCGTCGCCCAGTCCGACGTCGACGGCCTGCTCGACGCCCTGCGCGCCCCGTCGGTGGAGAGCGGGCTGCCCAAGGGGATCAGCCGCGAGTCGCTCGAGCAGGTCGCCGGGGTGCTCGGCCCCGACGCCGGGCGCACCGCGGTGGAGGTCGCCGACCTCGTCGGGGTCTCGCGGGTCACCGCGCGTCGCTACCTCGAGCACCTCGCCGACACCGGTCTGGCCGAGCGGACCCTGCGCTACGGCAGCACCGGGCGTCCGCAGGTCGAGTACACCTGGCGGCCCCACGGCGGTACCTGA
- the tatA gene encoding Sec-independent protein translocase subunit TatA — MPNLGGWELIVLLGVLLLIFGAKKLPDMARSIGQSARVFKGEMKGLKEDGKTDGAAPAAPAAHPSSTLPVIDAPAPTAQMPVVEAERVR, encoded by the coding sequence GTGCCGAATCTCGGTGGTTGGGAACTCATCGTCCTGCTCGGCGTCCTCTTGCTGATCTTCGGCGCGAAGAAGCTCCCCGACATGGCCCGGTCGATCGGCCAGTCCGCCCGCGTGTTCAAGGGTGAGATGAAGGGGCTCAAGGAGGACGGCAAGACCGACGGTGCCGCGCCTGCCGCGCCTGCCGCGCACCCGAGTTCGACGCTGCCCGTCATCGACGCGCCCGCCCCGACCGCGCAGATGCCGGTCGTGGAGGCCGAGCGCGTCCGTTGA